A single genomic interval of Xyrauchen texanus isolate HMW12.3.18 chromosome 48, RBS_HiC_50CHRs, whole genome shotgun sequence harbors:
- the LOC127639797 gene encoding uncharacterized protein LOC127639797 isoform X1: protein MIRDQIVFGIYEKKPRERLLRESELTLDYAVKLCQSSEVARQQVKQFDGTNAATMSFLSAEIDAISFSGKRRGNSRSFRENDYETFSCKRCGTKHKFRQCPAFGKRCSQCNGPNHFAKMCFSKDMKRENKVHVVEEAHDSDLSDSFYVNMISEEKVNQDAATCVLSEDSVKSSMWIVPLVANGTVVPFKLDTGAKVNLINIRDVKALKEKPLIKKRTVPLKAYNGQPIETRGVCRLKIQVKGKMKSLMFVVVPNGHESLLGDKACEDLQLVKRVYQVNKEAVVLQTVCDNITDIVKQFSDVFEGQGTLPFTYKIQLKDDASPIIHAPRRVPAPLREPLKQELDRMTQTGVIQRIEQPTDWVYLTAQKMAANSKTGLSQDVAAHIAEFLISLGQRIAGPVSDDDVDSILYQIENVVSLLGKCADRSSFGNLDNVLEKLQEAYELLASTRDTTSHGYKALVLKQTGEKGRPAFNITMDQLEYLLELDFTVPEISRLLHVSLSTVKRRLKEYGLSVKQTYSQISAEDLRKVVSDFIQRCPNSGYAMVFGYLKSTGIKVTQSTVRETLKAVDPVGTLLRGLHLNFVQRTVYSVPSPLSLWHIDGNHRLIKWRIVIHGGIDGFSRKIMYLKASTNNQAAAVLEAFLEAVEQFGLPSRVRSDKGGENVDVARFMLEHPLREPEKTSYITGRSVHNQRIERLWRDVWCAVTSNYYAAFQYLQDIGALDPDNEKHLICLHYVMVPRLNMDLDLFRQVWDRHPLSSEGNKSPQQLWVSGQLLNTDAPADPMDFTNFGVDWDGPVPAMDCGVVAVPEAPASLQEVVLEEVTHHIHPLMSSQCFGLDLYFEALRLSEMVTI, encoded by the exons ATGATTCGTGATCAGATTGTTTTTGGTATCTATGAGAAGAAACCGAGAGAAAGATTGTTACGAGAATCAGAACTCACCTTGGATTATGCTGTCAAATTGTGTCAGTCCAGTGAAGTAGCGAGACAACAAGTGAAGCAGTTTGATGGGACTAATGCCGCCACTATGTCATTTCTGAGTGCAGAAATTGACGCCATTTCATTCAGTGGCAAGAGAAGAGGCAACTCTAGAAGTTTCAGAGAAAATGACTATGAAACATTCTCATGCAAGCGCTGTGGGACCAAACATAAGTTCAGACAGTGTCCAGCTTTCGGTAAAAGATGTTCTCAGTGTAATGGCCCCAACCactttgcaaaaatgtgtttttcaaaagaCATGAAGCGGGAAAATAAAGTGCATGTAGTGGAGGAGGCACATGACAGTGATTTGAGTGACTCattttatgtgaacatgatttcTGAAGAGAAAGTAAATCAGGATGCTGCAACATGTGTATTAAGTGAGGATTCAGTCAAGTCTTCGATGTGGATTGTTCCTCTTGTGGCTAATGGGACCGTAGTGCCTTTTAAATTAGATACAGGTGCAAAAGTTAATTTAATTAACATCAGAGATGTGAAAGCATTGAAAGAAAAACCTCTAATTAAAAAACGTACTGTTCCCCTCAAAGCCTATAATGGACAACCAATTGAAACACGAGGAGTATGCAGATTAAAAATACAAGTAAAAGGAAAGATGAAAAGTTTGATGTTTGTTGTAGTTCCCAATGGTCATGAATCTCTGTTAGGAGATAAAGCGTGTGAAGACCTTCAGTTGGTTAAAAGAGTGTATCAAGTCAACAAGGAAGCTGTAGTCTTACAGACTGTCTGTGACAATATAACTGACATTGTCAAACAATTTTCTGATGTTTTTGAAGGTCAAGGCACATTGCCTTTTACCTATAAAATACAACTGAAAGATGATGCTTCTCCCATTATACATGCTCCTCGGCGGGTCCCTGCACCTCTGCGTGAGCCCTTGAAACAGGAATTGGATCGCATGACCCAAACAGGAGTTATACAACGGATTGAACAACCTACAGATTGG GTTTATCTAACGGCTCAAAAAATGGCAGCTAATTCGAA GACTGGACTGTCTCAAGACGTTGCAGCCCACATTGCAGAATTCCTCATATCTTTAGGGCAGAGAATTGCAGGCCCTGTTTCAGACGATGATGTGGATAGTATACTCTACCAAATAGAGAATGTGGTCAGTCTACTTGGGAAATGTGCTGACCGTTCATCATTTGGAAACTTAGACAATGTTTTGGAGAAGTTACAGGAGGCTTACGAGCTACTTGCATCAACAAGGGATACAACAAGTCATGGTTACAAAGCTCTAGTTCTTAAACAAACTGGTGAGAAGGGACGGCCTGCCTTTAACATCACCATGGATCAGCTTGAATACCTCCTTGAGCTAGACTTTACTGTTCCTGAGATATCCCGTCTGTTGCATGTGAGTTTAAGCACGGTGAAGAGAAGATTGAAGGAATATGGGCTTTCTGTGAAGCAAACATACAGCCAGATTTCTGCTGAAGACTTGAGAAAAGTTGTTAGCGACTTCATTCAACGTTGTCCAAATTCAGGATATGCCATGGTATTTGGATATCTTAAGAGTACAGGCATTAA AGTTACACAATCTACAGTTCGGGAAACTCTGAAGGCTGTGGATCCAGTGGGCACCCTACTGCGTGGATTGCACCTTAATTTCGTTCAGAGAACGGTATATTCAGTTCCTTCACCTTTGTCTCTTTGGCACATTGATGGAAACCACAGACTGATCAA GTGGCGCATCGTCATACACGGGGGTATAGATGGATTCAGCcgtaaaataatgtatttgaaGGCTTCCACCAACAACCAGGCCGCAGCAGTTTTGGAGGCATTTTTGGAAGCTGTTGAGCAGTTTGGTTTGCCAAGCAGAGTGAGGAGTGATAAGGGTGGTGAGAATGTTGATGTGGCAAGATTTATGTTGGAGCATCCTCTTCGTGAACCAG AGAAGACCAGCTATATTACTGGAAGAAGTGTCCACAACCAAAGAATTGAGCGTCTGTGGCGGGATGTCTGGTGTGCGGTCACATCAAATTATTATGCAGCTTTCCAGTATCTGCAGGATATTGGAGCACTGGACCCAGACAATGAAAAACACCTAATCTGTCTACACTATGTCATGGTGCCTAGACTGAATATGGACCTTGACCTGTTCAGACAG GTGTGGGACCGACATCCCCTCTCATCAGAAGGCAACAAATCTCCGCAACAGTTgtgggtttcaggtcaactgttGAATACAGATGCTCCAGCTGATCCA ATGGATTTCACTAACTTTGGAGTGGACTGGGATGGTCCTGTTCCTGCAATGGATTGTGGTGTTGTTGCAGTTCCTGAGGCCCCCGCATCCCTTCAGGAGGTTGTACTGGAAGAAGTCACCCACCACATCCATCCCCTAATGTCAAGTCAATGTTTTGGCTTAGATCTATACTTCGAGGCACTAAGATTGAGTGAAATGGTCACTATTTAG
- the LOC127639797 gene encoding uncharacterized protein LOC127639797 isoform X2, which produces MARSLRSNSSQRCSIGSRSGQVYLTAQKMAANSKTGLSQDVAAHIAEFLISLGQRIAGPVSDDDVDSILYQIENVVSLLGKCADRSSFGNLDNVLEKLQEAYELLASTRDTTSHGYKALVLKQTGEKGRPAFNITMDQLEYLLELDFTVPEISRLLHVSLSTVKRRLKEYGLSVKQTYSQISAEDLRKVVSDFIQRCPNSGYAMVFGYLKSTGIKVTQSTVRETLKAVDPVGTLLRGLHLNFVQRTVYSVPSPLSLWHIDGNHRLIKWRIVIHGGIDGFSRKIMYLKASTNNQAAAVLEAFLEAVEQFGLPSRVRSDKGGENVDVARFMLEHPLREPEKTSYITGRSVHNQRIERLWRDVWCAVTSNYYAAFQYLQDIGALDPDNEKHLICLHYVMVPRLNMDLDLFRQVWDRHPLSSEGNKSPQQLWVSGQLLNTDAPADPMDFTNFGVDWDGPVPAMDCGVVAVPEAPASLQEVVLEEVTHHIHPLMSSQCFGLDLYFEALRLSEMVTI; this is translated from the exons GTTTATCTAACGGCTCAAAAAATGGCAGCTAATTCGAA GACTGGACTGTCTCAAGACGTTGCAGCCCACATTGCAGAATTCCTCATATCTTTAGGGCAGAGAATTGCAGGCCCTGTTTCAGACGATGATGTGGATAGTATACTCTACCAAATAGAGAATGTGGTCAGTCTACTTGGGAAATGTGCTGACCGTTCATCATTTGGAAACTTAGACAATGTTTTGGAGAAGTTACAGGAGGCTTACGAGCTACTTGCATCAACAAGGGATACAACAAGTCATGGTTACAAAGCTCTAGTTCTTAAACAAACTGGTGAGAAGGGACGGCCTGCCTTTAACATCACCATGGATCAGCTTGAATACCTCCTTGAGCTAGACTTTACTGTTCCTGAGATATCCCGTCTGTTGCATGTGAGTTTAAGCACGGTGAAGAGAAGATTGAAGGAATATGGGCTTTCTGTGAAGCAAACATACAGCCAGATTTCTGCTGAAGACTTGAGAAAAGTTGTTAGCGACTTCATTCAACGTTGTCCAAATTCAGGATATGCCATGGTATTTGGATATCTTAAGAGTACAGGCATTAA AGTTACACAATCTACAGTTCGGGAAACTCTGAAGGCTGTGGATCCAGTGGGCACCCTACTGCGTGGATTGCACCTTAATTTCGTTCAGAGAACGGTATATTCAGTTCCTTCACCTTTGTCTCTTTGGCACATTGATGGAAACCACAGACTGATCAA GTGGCGCATCGTCATACACGGGGGTATAGATGGATTCAGCcgtaaaataatgtatttgaaGGCTTCCACCAACAACCAGGCCGCAGCAGTTTTGGAGGCATTTTTGGAAGCTGTTGAGCAGTTTGGTTTGCCAAGCAGAGTGAGGAGTGATAAGGGTGGTGAGAATGTTGATGTGGCAAGATTTATGTTGGAGCATCCTCTTCGTGAACCAG AGAAGACCAGCTATATTACTGGAAGAAGTGTCCACAACCAAAGAATTGAGCGTCTGTGGCGGGATGTCTGGTGTGCGGTCACATCAAATTATTATGCAGCTTTCCAGTATCTGCAGGATATTGGAGCACTGGACCCAGACAATGAAAAACACCTAATCTGTCTACACTATGTCATGGTGCCTAGACTGAATATGGACCTTGACCTGTTCAGACAG GTGTGGGACCGACATCCCCTCTCATCAGAAGGCAACAAATCTCCGCAACAGTTgtgggtttcaggtcaactgttGAATACAGATGCTCCAGCTGATCCA ATGGATTTCACTAACTTTGGAGTGGACTGGGATGGTCCTGTTCCTGCAATGGATTGTGGTGTTGTTGCAGTTCCTGAGGCCCCCGCATCCCTTCAGGAGGTTGTACTGGAAGAAGTCACCCACCACATCCATCCCCTAATGTCAAGTCAATGTTTTGGCTTAGATCTATACTTCGAGGCACTAAGATTGAGTGAAATGGTCACTATTTAG
- the LOC127639797 gene encoding uncharacterized protein LOC127639797 isoform X3 produces the protein MAANSKTGLSQDVAAHIAEFLISLGQRIAGPVSDDDVDSILYQIENVVSLLGKCADRSSFGNLDNVLEKLQEAYELLASTRDTTSHGYKALVLKQTGEKGRPAFNITMDQLEYLLELDFTVPEISRLLHVSLSTVKRRLKEYGLSVKQTYSQISAEDLRKVVSDFIQRCPNSGYAMVFGYLKSTGIKVTQSTVRETLKAVDPVGTLLRGLHLNFVQRTVYSVPSPLSLWHIDGNHRLIKWRIVIHGGIDGFSRKIMYLKASTNNQAAAVLEAFLEAVEQFGLPSRVRSDKGGENVDVARFMLEHPLREPEKTSYITGRSVHNQRIERLWRDVWCAVTSNYYAAFQYLQDIGALDPDNEKHLICLHYVMVPRLNMDLDLFRQVWDRHPLSSEGNKSPQQLWVSGQLLNTDAPADPMDFTNFGVDWDGPVPAMDCGVVAVPEAPASLQEVVLEEVTHHIHPLMSSQCFGLDLYFEALRLSEMVTI, from the exons ATGGCAGCTAATTCGAA GACTGGACTGTCTCAAGACGTTGCAGCCCACATTGCAGAATTCCTCATATCTTTAGGGCAGAGAATTGCAGGCCCTGTTTCAGACGATGATGTGGATAGTATACTCTACCAAATAGAGAATGTGGTCAGTCTACTTGGGAAATGTGCTGACCGTTCATCATTTGGAAACTTAGACAATGTTTTGGAGAAGTTACAGGAGGCTTACGAGCTACTTGCATCAACAAGGGATACAACAAGTCATGGTTACAAAGCTCTAGTTCTTAAACAAACTGGTGAGAAGGGACGGCCTGCCTTTAACATCACCATGGATCAGCTTGAATACCTCCTTGAGCTAGACTTTACTGTTCCTGAGATATCCCGTCTGTTGCATGTGAGTTTAAGCACGGTGAAGAGAAGATTGAAGGAATATGGGCTTTCTGTGAAGCAAACATACAGCCAGATTTCTGCTGAAGACTTGAGAAAAGTTGTTAGCGACTTCATTCAACGTTGTCCAAATTCAGGATATGCCATGGTATTTGGATATCTTAAGAGTACAGGCATTAA AGTTACACAATCTACAGTTCGGGAAACTCTGAAGGCTGTGGATCCAGTGGGCACCCTACTGCGTGGATTGCACCTTAATTTCGTTCAGAGAACGGTATATTCAGTTCCTTCACCTTTGTCTCTTTGGCACATTGATGGAAACCACAGACTGATCAA GTGGCGCATCGTCATACACGGGGGTATAGATGGATTCAGCcgtaaaataatgtatttgaaGGCTTCCACCAACAACCAGGCCGCAGCAGTTTTGGAGGCATTTTTGGAAGCTGTTGAGCAGTTTGGTTTGCCAAGCAGAGTGAGGAGTGATAAGGGTGGTGAGAATGTTGATGTGGCAAGATTTATGTTGGAGCATCCTCTTCGTGAACCAG AGAAGACCAGCTATATTACTGGAAGAAGTGTCCACAACCAAAGAATTGAGCGTCTGTGGCGGGATGTCTGGTGTGCGGTCACATCAAATTATTATGCAGCTTTCCAGTATCTGCAGGATATTGGAGCACTGGACCCAGACAATGAAAAACACCTAATCTGTCTACACTATGTCATGGTGCCTAGACTGAATATGGACCTTGACCTGTTCAGACAG GTGTGGGACCGACATCCCCTCTCATCAGAAGGCAACAAATCTCCGCAACAGTTgtgggtttcaggtcaactgttGAATACAGATGCTCCAGCTGATCCA ATGGATTTCACTAACTTTGGAGTGGACTGGGATGGTCCTGTTCCTGCAATGGATTGTGGTGTTGTTGCAGTTCCTGAGGCCCCCGCATCCCTTCAGGAGGTTGTACTGGAAGAAGTCACCCACCACATCCATCCCCTAATGTCAAGTCAATGTTTTGGCTTAGATCTATACTTCGAGGCACTAAGATTGAGTGAAATGGTCACTATTTAG
- the LOC127639807 gene encoding SLAM family member 9-like — protein sequence MFHTWLLLCLFLWHVVGVFGVDPDEVKSVSVMEGDSVTLHTDLNQIQHDDEIDWRIRPENIRIARIKTKIFNTYDDVLDGRFRGRLQLNHQTGDLTITNITTEHTGLYQLIIITWKKTTNYFSVTVSALPVPVIIRDSSQYSSSSKCVLVCSVVNVTQATLSWYKGNSLLSSISVSDLNRSLSLHLEVEYQDNNTYSCVINNPIRNQAKHLNITEVCQPCSGLYCSLIMWISAAAAGTLFIAAVLMIFIYRKHRKTDQEDQTRAGEIVYADPTLFKRAQKPIVHQEDDVVYAGVAVRH from the exons ATGTTTCACACATGGCTTTTATTGTGTTTGTTCTTGTGGCATGTGGTCG gtgtgtttggtgttgatCCAGATGAAGTGAAGtcagtgtcagtgatggagggagattctgtcactttacACACTGATCTTAATCAAATACAACATGATGATGAGATCGACTGGAGGATTAGACCTGAAAACATTCGCATCGCTAGAATCAAGACAAAGATCTTCAATACATATGATGATGTTCTTGATGGGAGATTCAGAGGTCGACTGCAGCTGAACCATCAGACTGGAGATCTCACCATCACAAACATCACAACTGAACACACTGGACTTTATCAACTAATCATCATAACGTGGAAGAAAACAACAAATTATTTCAGCGTCACAGTTTCTG CTCTGCCGGTTCCtgtgatcatcagagactcttctcaatattcttcaagctctaaatgtgtgttggtgtgttcagtggtgaatgtgacacaggcgactctctcctggtacaaaggaaacagtttattgtcctccatcagtgtgtctgatctcaacagaaGTCTCTCTCTACATCTGGAGGTGGAATATCAGGACAACAACACctacagctgtgtgatcaacaatcccatcagaaaccaggctaaacatctcaacattacTGAAGTCTGTCAGCCGTGTTCAG GACTTTATTGTTCTCTTATAATGTGGATATCCGCTGCTGCTGCTGGAACTCTCTTCATCGCTGCAGTTTTGATGATCTTCATCTACAGAAAACACCGAAAAACTGATCAAGAGG ATCAAACTCGTGCAGGAGAGATCGTTTACGCTGATCCAACATTATTCAAAAGAGCACAGAAACCG